A single region of the Podospora pseudopauciseta strain CBS 411.78 chromosome 1, whole genome shotgun sequence genome encodes:
- a CDS encoding hypothetical protein (EggNog:ENOG503PFHH): protein MSWDHQSWISSAHSVAISSTYFSSSKLTVAVLFSCSEEQIARVEDLLASSPEVKSHPLLTVGLFAELHKDRMQEIVKNALYECTAAITELKLDRDAPSVVKRDFKLSRKLRNCRLKTKMAEEEVRTTKGLLEKMITQVEEEQRLTRRFKQRFEEIGIELDALMARCRIMFDDMTYSEELFMNELLSDDAERARDQAKMSTVIAFVAMLYLQITAVATIFAMPVVEFQNDWRDIYFKQAEPTPANSQFCPPISGCT from the exons ATGTCCTGGGACCACCAAAGCTGGATCTCCTCCGCCCACAGCgtcgccatctcctccacctacttctcatcctccaagCTCACCGTCGCAGTCCTATTCAGCTGCTCCGAAGAGCAAATCGCCCGAGTGGAAGACCTTCTCGCTTCCTCCCCCGAAGTCAAGTCCCACCCCCTGCTTACGGTAGGGCTTTTTGCGGAGTTGCACAAGGACAGGATGCAGGAGATTGTTAAGAATGCTTTGTATGAATGCACTGCTGCTATTACGGAGCTAAAACTGGACCGGGATGCCCCGTCGGTAGTGAAGAGGGATTTTAAGCTGAGTAGGAAGCTGAGGAATTGTCGGCTGAAGACgaagatggcggaggaggaggtgaggacTACGAAGGGGTTGCTGGAGAAGATGATTAcgcaggtggaggaggagcagcggCT TACGAGGAGGTTTAAGCAGCGGTTTGAGGAGATTGGGATTGAGTTGGATGCGCTGATGGCGAGGTGCAGGATAATGTTTGATGATATGACTTATTCGGAGGAGTTG TTTATGAACGAACTCCTCAGTGATGATGCCGAGCGAGCAAGAGACCAGGCAAAAATGAGCACAGTAATAGCATTTGTGGCTATGCTGTATCTCCAGATCACGGCTGTTGCG ACCATCTTCGCCATGCCCGTCGTCGAATTCCAAAACGACTGGCGAGACATATACTTCAAACAGGCTGAGCCAACGCCAGCAAACAGCCAGTTCTGTCCTCCTATTTCTGGGTGTACCTGA